Proteins from a genomic interval of Salvelinus sp. IW2-2015 linkage group LG14, ASM291031v2, whole genome shotgun sequence:
- the LOC111973073 gene encoding nuclear receptor coactivator 7, with protein MEKRERKPGYFARLKRRRQLKQSQSGKAVAEQNRSDSSAKMPVISCPDPAFSEPLERIKPNLPGGSDGSSNGSSQAKREKRPPGTVEYTVGLQESLSSIALKFNITPNKLVQLNRLFCRSIYPGQKLFVPDVGQSGADSQSVGSFDLAFPSGLSEKVLQDGDSSGRSVRPLRRLLSPPSEDESPATVKFIKMSCKYFTDGMGVVGGVMIVTPNNIMFDPHKSDPLVIERGCEEYGLLCPMEEVVSVALYDDISRMKLKDALPLDLPQDLCPLYRPGEWEELPSERDLNPFSRYEALDSKRPIVLDDINSALSETVIARAECDPADKSPSDEVFTELELPLNGSAEEPKSGSRPPATATSPNQQGEPPGSNTPKRLKSQDQSPSDAVPLTSQRGEEEDEGLVQNSSIEDTTESLPVSSETEKDGELLKEKSASLATGRDKDDNSTGQLVNSVSISEQSESAMDQNRKLSFSETAEAPGKCISWEPSPAGELQNGPMIEGLSEEGKRKRSNKAEVKSRLLERMQAPIQNTLLSTEEKSKTPPMFLCLKVGKPMRKSFVISQSSSPAHTRGKQPEYWFAVPQERVDHLYAFFVQWSPDVYGKVAREQGFVVVEKDELNVIDNFFSDPVTPHSWEIITINEATRRQTFGSYEGEEPSGDPLPMLSDPSTLLQDTHIEKLACRLPARVQGYPWRLAYSTAEHGTSLKTLYRSLLDVDSPVLLVIKDMDNQLFGGYSTHPFRVSDHCYGTGETFLFSFCPEIKMYCWTGENSYFVKGNIDSLQMGGGGGQIGLWVDADLYHGTTSSCATFHNQPLSPRKDFTIHSVEVWAFE; from the exons atggagaagagggagaggaagcctGGCTACTTTGCCAG GCTGAAGAGGCGGAGACAGCTCAAGCAGAGCCAATCAGGGAAGGCAGTGGCTGAGCAGAACCGGTCGGATTCGTCCGCAAAGATGCCCGTCATCTCCTGCCCAGACCCTGCTTTTTCTGAACCCCTGGAGAGGATTAAACCTAACCTGCCTGGAGGCTCAG ATGGCAGCAGCAACGGGAGCAGCCAggccaagagagagaagaggccccCCGGGACAGTGGAGTATACC GTGGGACTCCAGGAATCTCTAAGCAGCATTGCTCTGAAGTTTAACATCACCCCGAACAAACTGGTGCAGCTCAACCGTCTCTTCTGCCGTAGTATTTATCCTGGACAG AAGCTGTTTGTTCCTGACGTGGGCCAATCGGGTGCCGACTCTCAGTCTGTGGGTTCTTTTGACCTCGCCTTCCCCAGCGGCCTATCAGAGAAGGTGTTACAG GATGGAGACTCCAGCGGCAGGTCAGTAAGACCATTACGACGGCTGCTGTCGCCCCCGTCCGAGGACGAGAGCCCCGCCACAGTCAAGTTCATTAAGATGAGCTGCAAGTACTTTACTGACGGAATG GGTGTGGTGGGAGGGGTGATGATTGTGACGCCCAACAATATCATGTTTGACCCTCACAAGTCGGACCCCCTGGTGATCGAGCGCGGTTGTGAGGAGTACGGCCTGCTCTGCcccatggaggaggtggtgtctgTGGCCCTCTACGACGACATCTCCCGCATGAAGCTCAAAGACGCGTTGCCGTT AGACCTACCCCAGGATCTGTGTCCTCTGTACAGGCCCGGGGAGTGGGAGGAGCTGCCCTCGGAGCGCGACCTCAACCCCTTTAGCCGCTACGAGGCGCTGGACTCCAAACGACCCATCGTCCTGGACGACATCAACTCTGCCCTGTCAGAGACGG TCATAGCGAGAGCAGAGTGTGATCCAGCAGACAAGTCTCCATCAGATGAGGTTTTCACAGAGCTGGAGCTTCCCTTGAACGGGAGCGCTGAGGAACCGAAGAGCGGATCCAGACCACCTGCCACTGCTACAAGCCCGAACCAGCAAGGAGAGCCTCCAGGATCTAATACCCCTAAACGGTTAAAGTCCCAGGACCAGTCCCCCTCTGACGCAGTCCCACTGACCtcgcagagaggggaggaggaggatgaaggacTGGTACAGAACAGCTCCATTGAGGACACGACAGAATCACTGCCCGTCTCATCAGAGACTGAGAAAGATGGTGAACTCTTGAAGGAGAAGTCTGCTAGCCTAGCCACAGGCCGAGACAAAGATGACAACTCTACAGGGCAACTAGTGAACAGTGTTAGCATTAGCGAACAATCAGAATCAGCAATGGACCAAAACAGGAAGCTGAGCTTCAGCGAGACCGCTGAGGCTCCGGGAAAATGTATTTCTTGGGAACCCAGCCCTGCAGGCGAGCTGCAGAACGGACCAATGATAGAGGGGCTGAGTGAGGAAGGGAAGCGGAAGAGGAGCAACAAAGCGGAGGTGAAGTCCAGGCTGCTGGAGCGGATGCAGGCGCCCATCCAAA ACACGCTTCTGTCCACGGAGGAGAAGAGTAAGACCCCTCCCATGTTCCTTTGCCTCAAGGTTGGYAAGCCCATGAGGAAGTCCTTCGTCATTAGCCAGTCATCCAGCCCCGCTCACACGAGAGGAAAGCAGCCGGAGTACTGGTTTGCTGTGCCCCAGGAGAG GGTGGACCACCTATATGCATTTTTTGTCCAATGGTCTCCTGACGTGTACGGTAAGGTGGCCAGGGAACAGGGCTTCGTGGTCGTGGAGAAGGACGAGCTCAACGTGATCGATAACTTCTTCAGTGACCCCGTGACCCCTCACAGCTGGGAG ATCATCACCATCAACGAGGCGACGCGCAGGCAGACTTTTGGCAGTTACGAAGGGGAGGAGCCTTCAGGGGATCCACTGCCGATGCTCAGTGACCCTAGCACTCTGCTAcaggacacacacatagagaag ctTGCGTGTCGGCTGCCGGCGCGGGTGCAGGGGTATCCATGGAGACTGGCTTACAGTACGGCAGAACACGGGACCAGCCTAAAGACCCTGTACAGGAGCCTATTGGATGTGGACAGCCCTGTGCTACTGGTCATCAAAGACATGGacaaccag TTGTTTGGGGGATACTCTACCCATCCCTTCAGAGTAAGTGATCACTGCTATGGCACGGGAGAGACCTTCCTCTTCAGCTTCTGCCCTGAGATCAAG ATGTACTGCTGGACTGGGGAGAACTCCTACTTTGTTAAAGGCAACATAGATTCTCTtcagatgggaggaggagg aGGTCAGATAGGGCTGTGGGTGGACGCTGACCTGTACCACGGCACCACCTCCAGCTGTGCCACCTTCCACAACCAGCCCCTCTCCCCCCGGAAGGACTTCACCATMCACAGTGTGGAGGTCTGGGCCTTCGAGtag